A region of Scleropages formosus chromosome 2, fSclFor1.1, whole genome shotgun sequence DNA encodes the following proteins:
- the LOC108939007 gene encoding neural cell adhesion molecule L1-like protein isoform X2 yields the protein MSAFCFSLDLITPTKGRPMGSSWRLSLMILSAVCFHVRSLDIPLEVEQLPTITQQAPRLLIAFPFDESYTFECKARGNPEPEYHWTKNGFRFDPRQDPRLIMEDDAGSFTIPSGKNITQYGGRYRCYASNRLGTAVSEETQFIVSNSPKFPKEKIDPIVVEDGQSVVLECNPPSGIPPRTIYWMTIGLKQIEQNQRVSTGLDGNLYFSNTLEEDSREDYCCFASFPSIPTIVQKTPMAMLVRSRSDDNSTVQRKPSLMAPSGVQTQVRLVKGEDLQLECMAEGFPTPVVTWTKSGENLPNHSSIENFRKRLVIPKINKDNEGIYVCKAENSAGETTHEFHVTVEEPPHWLVKPESQLKSSGSDVHLQCSAAGNPQPEITWMMNGHLLKDAPEFGGQLLGDTVVLHNVKPADSAVYQCQASNRHGTLLVNVNVMVLDLGPLILTEDRKKYEAVVGTTVLLHCKVFSSPPSVTTWAKGDTVDSVAGENFYIQEDGSLKIHNVQKEDAGEYTCFSINSQGNATILASLDIKEATQIVEHPQNLHVVSGNTAQFTCRASYDESLTRSFEVHWEKDNVEISLNQTEFPRYFVEENVLHITNVSHSDQGTYQCVVRTSLDQDLASALLIVQGVPDAPEHLELYEPDNRRVKLKWVPGDDHNSTTTEFIVEYEESRWEPGRWRELQRVSGNQTWAQLDLNGHLDYQFRVSALSAIGRGPPSRPTERYKTPATAPDSSPSNIKSEGNLPHEMIIHWEPLLPVEHNGPGLEYKVSYRQQGVEEDWQEHMVKRHSLVVKNTPPYVPYDVKVQAANDLGWAPEPKVYTVYSGEDLPDMAPSDVAVTVLNSSRIHVSWTPVPVNHVWGLLGGYKVQLWRLRDLLNIEKGPKEKETMVISGNLSYTTVQGLIPFSEYSLMVGAFNGRGMGPSSHPVTFKTPEGVPEKISILKATNAQKDAITLVWSPPLKAHGVLTGYLLQYQMVNDTADFESLHNVTIRGPDSTQWVLKDLETVTRYRFYVSACTRVGCGPPVSEESQTTPTGLAVKSESSDPWFIGSMCAAVALTLVVLIACFVRRNIGGKYSVKEKEDARSDVQSQGATNNASSEYSDNEKKPLKASLCSLKLDSEENSCGVSMTDSEDEDDRFGEDGSFIGEYAGHKRPGSTEANGAALVTA from the exons AtgtcagcattttgtttttctctggaCCTCATCACCCCAACCAAAGGTCGTCCCATGGGGTCATCGTGGCGCCTCTCCCTAATGATcctttctgctgtgtgtttccacGTCCGCAGCCTGGATATCCCATTGGAGG tTGAACAGCTGCCCACTATAACCCAGCAGGCCCCTAGGTTGCTCATCGCCTTCCCCTTTGACGAAAGCTACACCTTCGAGTGCAAAGCAAGAGGCAATCCTGAGCCCGA ATACCACTGGACAAAAAACGGCTTCAGGTTCGACCCACGCCAGGACCCCAGGCTGATAATGGAGGATGATGCCGGCAGCTTTACCATCCCCAGCGGCAAGAACATCACGCAATACGGCGGACGTTATCGCTGCTACGCCTCAAACAGACTGGGGACGGCCGTGTCCGAGGAGACCCAGTTCATTGTGTCGA ATTCTCCAAAGTTCCCCAAGGAGAAGATCGATCCCATTGTGGTGGAAGACGGCCAGTCTGTCGTCCTGGAGTGCAACCCTCCATCAGGAATACCCCCCCGCACGATTTACtggatgaccatag GCCTGAAGCAAATTGAGCAGAACCAACGAGTGTCCACAGGTCTTGATGGGAACCTCTACTTCTCCAACACCCTGGAGGAGGACAGCCGTGAAGACTATTGCTGCTTCGCTTCTTTCCCCAGCATACCCACCATTGTCCAGAAGACTCCCATGGCCATGCTGGTCAGGAGCCGGAGTGATG ATAATTCAACCGTTCAGAGGAAACCCAGTCTTATGGCTCCCTCTGGAGTCCAGACACAAGTACGGCTGGTGAAAGGGGAAGATCTGCAGCTGGAATGCATGGCAGAAGGATT CCCAACTCCAGTAGTCACCTGGACTAAGTCAGGAGAGAACCTGCCCAACCACAGCAGCATCGAGAACTTCAGGAAGCGCCTGGTGATACCCAAGATTAACAAGGATAATGAAGGGATTTACGTGTGCAAAGCTGAAAACTCGGCAGGAGAGACCACTCATGAGTTCCATGTGACCGTGGAGG AACCACCCCACTGGCTGGTGAAGCCGGAGAGCCAGCTGAAGAGCAGCGGCTCTGATGTTCACCTCCAGTGCTCCGCTGCAGGAAATCCCCAGCCGGAAATCACCTGGATGATGAACGGACACCTTCTTAAAG ATGCCCCGGAATTTGGAGGACAGCTGCTCGGTGACACCGTTGTCCTGCACAATGTCAAACCGGCTGACAGCGCCGTGTATCAGTGCCAAGCTTCCAACAGGCACGGGACACTTCTAGTCAATGTTAACGTCATGGTCCTAG ATCTTGGCCCCTTGATTCTGACCGAGGACAGAAAGAAATATGAGGCTGTTGTGGGGACGACTGTACTTTTGCACTGCAAGGTCTTCAGTTCTCCTCCCTCGGTCACCACCTG GGCCAAAGGAGACACGGTGGATTCTGTAGCAGGTGAGAACTTCTATATCCAGGAGGATGGATCACTCAAGATCCATAACGTGCAGAAGGAAGATGCTGGAGAATACACCTGCTTCAGCATAAACTCTCAGGGGAATGCAACTATTTTGGCCAGCCTAGACATAAAGG AGGCAACCCAAATTGTGGAACATCCACAAAATCTCCACGTTGTCAGTGGAAACACAGCGCAGTTCACCTGTCGAGCATCATATGATGAATCTCTTACTCGGAGCTTTGAGGTGCACTGGGAGAAGGACAATGTGGAGATATCACTCAACCAAACTGAGTTTCCTAG ATATTTTGTGGAAGAAAACGTCCTGCATATTACCAACGTCAGCCACAGTGACCAGGGCACATACCAGTGTGTCGTCAGGACCAGCCTGGACCAGGACTTGGCTTCTGCCCTCCTCATCGTGCAAG GTGTTCCTGATGCACCAGAACACCTTGAGCTCTACGAACCTGACAACCGCAGGGTGAAGCTGAAGTGGGTGCCTGGGGATGATCACAACAGCACCACAACCG AATTCATTGTGGAGTATGAGGAAAGCAGGTGGGAGCCAGGGAGGTGGCGGGAACTGCAGAGGGTGTCCGGGAACCAAACCTGGGCCCAACTGGACCTCAACGGACACTTAGATTACCAATTCCGCGTGTCTGCGCTCAGCGCCATTGGGAGAGGCCCACCCAGTCGGCCCACAGAAAGATATAAAACCCCTGCTACAG CTCCAGACAGCAGCCCCAGTAATATTAAAAGTGAAGGCAATTTGCCTCATGAAATGATTATTCACTGGGAG CCCCTCTTACCAGTGGAGCACAATGGGCCAGGCTTAGAGTACAAAGTGAGCTACAGGCAACAGGGTGTGGAGGAAGACTGGCAGGAGCACATGGTGAAAAGACATTCCCTCGTGGTCAAGAACACTCCCCCCTACGTTCCATACGATGTCAAGGTGCAGGCAGCCAATgatctgggatgggctccagaacCCAAAGTCTACACTGTGTACTCAGGAGAGGACT TACCTGACATGGCTCCAAGTGACGTGGCCGTGACTGTGCTGAACAGTAGCCGGATCCACGTCAGCTGGACACCTGTTCCTGTAAACCATGTGTGGGGGCTCCTTGGAGGCTACAAG GTTCAGTTATGGAGGCTGCGGGACCTCCTGAACATTGAGAAGGGTCCAAAGGAGAAGGAGACCATGGTGATTTCTGGAAACCTGAGCTACACAACAGTGCAGGGCCTCATCCCGTTCTCCGAGTACAGCCTGATGGTGGGTGCTTTCAATGGACGTGGCATGGGACCCAGCAGCCACCCTGTCACCTTCAAGACCCCAGAAGGAG TTCCTGAGAAAATATCTATACTGAAAGCGACAAATGCCCAGAAAGATGCCATCACGCTGGTGTGGTCACCTCCACTGAAGGCCCACGGTGTTCTCACAGGCTACCTCCTACAGTACCAGATGG TGAACGACACAGCAGATTTTGAGAGCCTGCACAATGTTACCATCCGTGGACCGGACAGCACCCAGTGGGTTCTTAAGGACCTGGAGACGGTCACCCGGTACAGGTTCTACGTGAGCGCCTGCACCCGGGTGGGATGTGGGCCGCCGGTCAGCGAGGAGAGCCAAACCACACCTACAG GTCTGGCCGTCAAATCGGAATCGTCAGACCCCTGGTTCATCGGGTCCATGTGCGCAGCGGTCGCCCTCACTCTCGTCGTCCTCATTGCCTGCTTCGTCAGGAGGAACATAGGCGGCAAATATTCAG TTAAAGAGAAGGAGGATGCCCGTTCAGACGTTCAGTCCCAGGGCGCGACTAACAACGCCTCGTCTGAATACAG CGACAACGAGAAGAAGCCCCTAAAGGCCAGCCTGTGCTCCCTCAAGTTGGACAGCGAAGAGAACAGCTGCGGGGTCAGCATGACGGACAGCGAGGATGAAGATGACCGCTTCGGTGAAGATGGGTCATTCATCGGCGAGTATGCTGGCCACAAAAGGCCTGGGTCCACCGAGGCCAACGGAGCGGCCCTGGTGACAGCATAG
- the LOC108939007 gene encoding neural cell adhesion molecule L1-like protein isoform X1 → MSAFCFSLDLITPTKGRPMGSSWRLSLMILSAVCFHVRSLDIPLEVEQLPTITQQAPRLLIAFPFDESYTFECKARGNPEPEYHWTKNGFRFDPRQDPRLIMEDDAGSFTIPSGKNITQYGGRYRCYASNRLGTAVSEETQFIVSNSPKFPKEKIDPIVVEDGQSVVLECNPPSGIPPRTIYWMTIGLKQIEQNQRVSTGLDGNLYFSNTLEEDSREDYCCFASFPSIPTIVQKTPMAMLVRSRSDDNSTVQRKPSLMAPSGVQTQVRLVKGEDLQLECMAEGFPTPVVTWTKSGENLPNHSSIENFRKRLVIPKINKDNEGIYVCKAENSAGETTHEFHVTVEEPPHWLVKPESQLKSSGSDVHLQCSAAGNPQPEITWMMNGHLLKDAPEFGGQLLGDTVVLHNVKPADSAVYQCQASNRHGTLLVNVNVMVLDLGPLILTEDRKKYEAVVGTTVLLHCKVFSSPPSVTTWAKGDTVDSVAGENFYIQEDGSLKIHNVQKEDAGEYTCFSINSQGNATILASLDIKEATQIVEHPQNLHVVSGNTAQFTCRASYDESLTRSFEVHWEKDNVEISLNQTEFPRYFVEENVLHITNVSHSDQGTYQCVVRTSLDQDLASALLIVQGVPDAPEHLELYEPDNRRVKLKWVPGDDHNSTTTEFIVEYEESRWEPGRWRELQRVSGNQTWAQLDLNGHLDYQFRVSALSAIGRGPPSRPTERYKTPATAPDSSPSNIKSEGNLPHEMIIHWEPLLPVEHNGPGLEYKVSYRQQGVEEDWQEHMVKRHSLVVKNTPPYVPYDVKVQAANDLGWAPEPKVYTVYSGEDLPDMAPSDVAVTVLNSSRIHVSWTPVPVNHVWGLLGGYKVQLWRLRDLLNIEKGPKEKETMVISGNLSYTTVQGLIPFSEYSLMVGAFNGRGMGPSSHPVTFKTPEGVPEKISILKATNAQKDAITLVWSPPLKAHGVLTGYLLQYQMVNDTADFESLHNVTIRGPDSTQWVLKDLETVTRYRFYVSACTRVGCGPPVSEESQTTPTGLAVKSESSDPWFIGSMCAAVALTLVVLIACFVRRNIGGKYSVKEKEDARSDVQSQGATNNASSEYSSDNEKKPLKASLCSLKLDSEENSCGVSMTDSEDEDDRFGEDGSFIGEYAGHKRPGSTEANGAALVTA, encoded by the exons AtgtcagcattttgtttttctctggaCCTCATCACCCCAACCAAAGGTCGTCCCATGGGGTCATCGTGGCGCCTCTCCCTAATGATcctttctgctgtgtgtttccacGTCCGCAGCCTGGATATCCCATTGGAGG tTGAACAGCTGCCCACTATAACCCAGCAGGCCCCTAGGTTGCTCATCGCCTTCCCCTTTGACGAAAGCTACACCTTCGAGTGCAAAGCAAGAGGCAATCCTGAGCCCGA ATACCACTGGACAAAAAACGGCTTCAGGTTCGACCCACGCCAGGACCCCAGGCTGATAATGGAGGATGATGCCGGCAGCTTTACCATCCCCAGCGGCAAGAACATCACGCAATACGGCGGACGTTATCGCTGCTACGCCTCAAACAGACTGGGGACGGCCGTGTCCGAGGAGACCCAGTTCATTGTGTCGA ATTCTCCAAAGTTCCCCAAGGAGAAGATCGATCCCATTGTGGTGGAAGACGGCCAGTCTGTCGTCCTGGAGTGCAACCCTCCATCAGGAATACCCCCCCGCACGATTTACtggatgaccatag GCCTGAAGCAAATTGAGCAGAACCAACGAGTGTCCACAGGTCTTGATGGGAACCTCTACTTCTCCAACACCCTGGAGGAGGACAGCCGTGAAGACTATTGCTGCTTCGCTTCTTTCCCCAGCATACCCACCATTGTCCAGAAGACTCCCATGGCCATGCTGGTCAGGAGCCGGAGTGATG ATAATTCAACCGTTCAGAGGAAACCCAGTCTTATGGCTCCCTCTGGAGTCCAGACACAAGTACGGCTGGTGAAAGGGGAAGATCTGCAGCTGGAATGCATGGCAGAAGGATT CCCAACTCCAGTAGTCACCTGGACTAAGTCAGGAGAGAACCTGCCCAACCACAGCAGCATCGAGAACTTCAGGAAGCGCCTGGTGATACCCAAGATTAACAAGGATAATGAAGGGATTTACGTGTGCAAAGCTGAAAACTCGGCAGGAGAGACCACTCATGAGTTCCATGTGACCGTGGAGG AACCACCCCACTGGCTGGTGAAGCCGGAGAGCCAGCTGAAGAGCAGCGGCTCTGATGTTCACCTCCAGTGCTCCGCTGCAGGAAATCCCCAGCCGGAAATCACCTGGATGATGAACGGACACCTTCTTAAAG ATGCCCCGGAATTTGGAGGACAGCTGCTCGGTGACACCGTTGTCCTGCACAATGTCAAACCGGCTGACAGCGCCGTGTATCAGTGCCAAGCTTCCAACAGGCACGGGACACTTCTAGTCAATGTTAACGTCATGGTCCTAG ATCTTGGCCCCTTGATTCTGACCGAGGACAGAAAGAAATATGAGGCTGTTGTGGGGACGACTGTACTTTTGCACTGCAAGGTCTTCAGTTCTCCTCCCTCGGTCACCACCTG GGCCAAAGGAGACACGGTGGATTCTGTAGCAGGTGAGAACTTCTATATCCAGGAGGATGGATCACTCAAGATCCATAACGTGCAGAAGGAAGATGCTGGAGAATACACCTGCTTCAGCATAAACTCTCAGGGGAATGCAACTATTTTGGCCAGCCTAGACATAAAGG AGGCAACCCAAATTGTGGAACATCCACAAAATCTCCACGTTGTCAGTGGAAACACAGCGCAGTTCACCTGTCGAGCATCATATGATGAATCTCTTACTCGGAGCTTTGAGGTGCACTGGGAGAAGGACAATGTGGAGATATCACTCAACCAAACTGAGTTTCCTAG ATATTTTGTGGAAGAAAACGTCCTGCATATTACCAACGTCAGCCACAGTGACCAGGGCACATACCAGTGTGTCGTCAGGACCAGCCTGGACCAGGACTTGGCTTCTGCCCTCCTCATCGTGCAAG GTGTTCCTGATGCACCAGAACACCTTGAGCTCTACGAACCTGACAACCGCAGGGTGAAGCTGAAGTGGGTGCCTGGGGATGATCACAACAGCACCACAACCG AATTCATTGTGGAGTATGAGGAAAGCAGGTGGGAGCCAGGGAGGTGGCGGGAACTGCAGAGGGTGTCCGGGAACCAAACCTGGGCCCAACTGGACCTCAACGGACACTTAGATTACCAATTCCGCGTGTCTGCGCTCAGCGCCATTGGGAGAGGCCCACCCAGTCGGCCCACAGAAAGATATAAAACCCCTGCTACAG CTCCAGACAGCAGCCCCAGTAATATTAAAAGTGAAGGCAATTTGCCTCATGAAATGATTATTCACTGGGAG CCCCTCTTACCAGTGGAGCACAATGGGCCAGGCTTAGAGTACAAAGTGAGCTACAGGCAACAGGGTGTGGAGGAAGACTGGCAGGAGCACATGGTGAAAAGACATTCCCTCGTGGTCAAGAACACTCCCCCCTACGTTCCATACGATGTCAAGGTGCAGGCAGCCAATgatctgggatgggctccagaacCCAAAGTCTACACTGTGTACTCAGGAGAGGACT TACCTGACATGGCTCCAAGTGACGTGGCCGTGACTGTGCTGAACAGTAGCCGGATCCACGTCAGCTGGACACCTGTTCCTGTAAACCATGTGTGGGGGCTCCTTGGAGGCTACAAG GTTCAGTTATGGAGGCTGCGGGACCTCCTGAACATTGAGAAGGGTCCAAAGGAGAAGGAGACCATGGTGATTTCTGGAAACCTGAGCTACACAACAGTGCAGGGCCTCATCCCGTTCTCCGAGTACAGCCTGATGGTGGGTGCTTTCAATGGACGTGGCATGGGACCCAGCAGCCACCCTGTCACCTTCAAGACCCCAGAAGGAG TTCCTGAGAAAATATCTATACTGAAAGCGACAAATGCCCAGAAAGATGCCATCACGCTGGTGTGGTCACCTCCACTGAAGGCCCACGGTGTTCTCACAGGCTACCTCCTACAGTACCAGATGG TGAACGACACAGCAGATTTTGAGAGCCTGCACAATGTTACCATCCGTGGACCGGACAGCACCCAGTGGGTTCTTAAGGACCTGGAGACGGTCACCCGGTACAGGTTCTACGTGAGCGCCTGCACCCGGGTGGGATGTGGGCCGCCGGTCAGCGAGGAGAGCCAAACCACACCTACAG GTCTGGCCGTCAAATCGGAATCGTCAGACCCCTGGTTCATCGGGTCCATGTGCGCAGCGGTCGCCCTCACTCTCGTCGTCCTCATTGCCTGCTTCGTCAGGAGGAACATAGGCGGCAAATATTCAG TTAAAGAGAAGGAGGATGCCCGTTCAGACGTTCAGTCCCAGGGCGCGACTAACAACGCCTCGTCTGAATACAG CAGCGACAACGAGAAGAAGCCCCTAAAGGCCAGCCTGTGCTCCCTCAAGTTGGACAGCGAAGAGAACAGCTGCGGGGTCAGCATGACGGACAGCGAGGATGAAGATGACCGCTTCGGTGAAGATGGGTCATTCATCGGCGAGTATGCTGGCCACAAAAGGCCTGGGTCCACCGAGGCCAACGGAGCGGCCCTGGTGACAGCATAG